Proteins encoded together in one Struthio camelus isolate bStrCam1 chromosome 19, bStrCam1.hap1, whole genome shotgun sequence window:
- the CCDC42 gene encoding coiled-coil domain-containing protein 42 — MATMDNEDLSAYFCMHYKKNLLPLLTKFKQTDEDSLSPSVRLQQKKKQARLIQKALDAEEEAFRVRMEAINCQWKNLHAKEAQLKTYTQKFEKFIQENDEKRIRALKKASKEREMKMQREKELLRARRELEALKNKHQKIYDTLQKYSIFNKYLEDVVKVSEFEEIREVIGRHKTLARMHEDLLQSAQARMEMIEKAKVLLAQYTEEKEDKILQYNNELAQLQMRFDRAHSDVLIWESHWAHIQNTAAEKTLMLGTIKMATLNLFQCVSKQLKESLNVPVEDTHRQLDMIQQFIQDLTDICMEVKRKDHYSHQQAATL, encoded by the exons ATGGCCACTATGGACAATGAGGACCTATCAGCATATTTCTGCATGCACTACAAAAAGAATCTCCTGCCGTTGCTCAC GAAATTCAAACAGACAGATGAAGACTCTCTGTCTCCATCTGTTCGcctccagcagaagaagaaacaggCCAGACTGATTCAAAAAGCTCTAGATGCAGAGGAGGAG GCCTTCAGGGTGAGGATGGAAGCCATAAACTGCCAGTGGAAGAATCTCCATGCCAAGGAGGCTCAGCTGAAAACTTACACGCAGAAATTTGAGAAGTTCATACAG GAAAACGATGAGAAGAGAATCCGAGCtctaaagaaagcaagcaaggaaagagagatgaagatgcagagggagaaggagctTTTGAGGGCTAGGAGGGAACTGGAAGCTCTGAAAAATAAGCACCAGAAAATCTACGATACACTGCAGAAGTACTCCATCTTCAACAAGTACCTAGAGGATGTGGTGAAAGTCTCAGAG TTTGAAGAGATTCGGGAAGTCATCGGGCGCCACAAGACACTGGCGAGGATGCACGAGGACCTGCTGCAGTCAGCACAGGCGCGCATGGAAATGATCGAGAAAGCCAAAGTACTCCTGGCCCAGTACACTGAGGAGAAAGAAGACAAGATCCTGCAGTATAACAATGAGTTGGCACAGCTCCAAATGCGTTTTGACCGGGCTCACAGTGATGTCCTCATCTGG GAGTCTCACTGGGCCCACATCCAGAATACAGCTGCTGAGAAAACTCTGATGCTGGGCACCATCAAGATGGCCACCCTCAACCTCTTCCAGTGTGTAAGCAAGCAGCTGAAAGAGAGCCTGAATGTGCCAGTGGAGGACACCCACAGACAGCTGGACATG ATTCAGCAGTTTATCCAAGACCTCACAGATATCTGTATGGAGGTGAAAAGGAAGGACCATTACAGTCACCAGCAAGCAGCTACACTTTGA